In one window of Pagrus major chromosome 12, Pma_NU_1.0 DNA:
- the erbin gene encoding erbin isoform X2 has translation MSKRSLFVRLVPCRCLRGEEEAVTSLDYSHCSLETVPKEIFSFEKTLQELYLDANQIEELPKQLFNCQLLHRLSMPDNDLTVLPAAIANLINLRELDVSKNSIQEFPENIKNCKVLAIVEASVNPISKLPEGFTQLLSLTQLYLNDAFLEFLPASFGRLTKLQILELRENQLKMLPKSMLKLTQLERLDLGSNEFTEVPEVLEQLTGIKELWMDGNRLTFLPGMLGMLKQLVYLDVSKNNLEMVDEQICGCESLQDLLLSNNALTQLPGSIGSLKKLTALKVDENQLMYLPDSIGGLTNLDELDCSFNEIEALPSTVGQCASIRTFAADHNFLMQLPPEMGNWKNATVLFLHSNKLESLPEEMGDMQKLKVINLSNNKLKNLPYSFTKLNQMTAMWLSENQSKPLIPLQKEEDPETHKTVLTNYMFPQQTRIEDYIPNSDSESFNPALWEEQRKHRAQVAFECDEDKDERETPPREGNLKRYPTPYPDELKNMVKTAQSVAHRLKDDESSDESGKDAKPIERNHIGVQDVGVKVIEAPCPNGMASDVDPQVPTNAQNHPAPESKDTSESYSSQKVPLKSSGGSMMNHEDTLEDSEELSDDEEEMKIAEMRPPLIEISINQPKVVTLSKDKKDDADSLLDETVANSNQNNSNCSSPSRMSDSVSLTTDSSQDNSLCTPEREAKMSFLPKSRQEDENMNQPKDTTPLLHNGNGSETSLQALLKTQQTPPEKMGDYDLSMEARLAFIEKGINNGMGETYTKWDQINMNVSKLPTDNMVQLDEVDKTKNGSVTREDLDSKQQGFGNDNMEHFLNGNQQVSDCINSLGHKSQAMRVETSAVHVASTGVTASSDMSLSRSTEELSPEKRCHPPQVTKSHSISNIETGGMKLYAFDGDADSYETAGMTRMAGVGAGPGAQGQSIVRSKSASQLLNDQTMQVYPGSSASSSDLLSSSKPPASASRYQVSSSMAMGISPPQYNIQYTSSAVPKDGLWTQRTPMPPEHQGYLPPPPHSLANTNYSNRNQAPPYPLQPQQRGPPMGPKPSGDMWAMERLHSTGGQGRSSTLQRQSSTASTASMGDPRRMQVPDGEYMTYRDIHTLARGPLAMSSAMQRPLSARTYSIDVPGASRPLSGRPQPHELPERTMSVSDFNYQHGSPSKRPNARVKSEHSLLDGPGQVSGGAGRVPSDWRDQVMRHIEAKKMEKDDVFSPQGQQNYTLDPHRKVPLMNGQMGPSSRPQMSQAPMARHPSREQLIDYLMLKVSHQQPGPQRIPQDALQQEIRVKVEKNPELGFSISGGVGGRGNPFRPDDNGIFVTRVQPEGPASKVLQPGDKIIQANGYSFVNIDHGNAVSLLKTFPNTVDMTIIRDVQA, from the exons ATGTCCAAGCGGAGCTTGTTTGTTCGTCTGGTGCCGTGCCGCTGCTTGCGGGGTGAGGAGGAGGCGGTAACATCGCTGGACTACTCCCACTGCAGCCTGGAGACTGTTCCTAAGGAGATCTTTAGCTTTGAGAAGACCCTGCAGGAACTCTACCTCGATGCCAACCAGATCGAGGAGCTGCCTAAA cAACTGTTTAACTGCCAGTTACTCCATCGACTGAGCATGCCAGATAATGACCTCACAGTCTTGCCAGCAGCGATCGCAAACCTCATCAATCTCAGGGAGCTTGACGTCAGCAAAAACA GTATCCAGGAGTTTCCAGAGAACATCAAAAACTGCAAAGTCCTAGCTATTGTAGAAGCCAGTGTGAATCCTATATCCAA GCTCCCTGAAGGCTTCACCCAGCTTCTGAGTCTGACGCAGCTCTACCTGAATGATGCCTTCCTCGAGTTCTTACCGGCCAGCTTTGGCAG GTTGACTAAACTACAGATCTTGGAGCTAAGAGAGAACCAGTTAAAGATGTTGCCAAA GAGCATGCTGAAGCTCACACAGCTGGAAAGGTTGGACCTGGGGAGTAATGAGTTCACTGAAGTG CCTGAGGTGTTGGAGCAGCTGACTGGAATCAAGGAGCTGTGGATGGACGGGAACAGACTGACGTTTTTACCTGGG ATGCTGGGGATGCTGAAACAGCTGGTGTACCTGGATGTTTCCAAGAACAATCTGGAGATGGTAGATGAGCAGATCTGTGGCTGTGAGAGTCTGCAGGACCTCCTGCTCTCAAACAATGCCCTCACACAGCTGCCAGGCTCCATCG gCTCACTGAAGAAACTGACCGCACTGAAAGTGGACGAGAACCAGCTGATGTACTTGCCAGATTCCATCGGAGG GCTGACAAATCTGGACGAGCTGGACTGCAGTTTCAATGAGATCGAAGCTTTGCCCTCCACCGTCGGCCAGTGTGCCAGCATCCGTACCTTCGCTGCAGATCACAACTTCCTTATGCAGCTTCCCCCTGAG ATGGGCAACTGGAAAAATGCAACTGTGCTGTTCCTACATTCCAACAAGCTGGAGTCTTTGCCTGAGGAGATGGGTGACATGCAGAAGCTCAAGGTCATCAACCTCAGCAACAACAA GTTAAAAAATCTTCCCTACAGTTTCACTAAACTGAACCAGATGACTGCAATGTGGCTGTCAGAAAATCAG TCAAAGCCCCTGATCCCGCTCCAGAAAGAGGAGGATCCAGAGACGCACAAAACCGTGCTGACTAACTACATGTTCCCCCAGCAAACCAGGATTGAGGACT aCATCCCCAACTCTGACTCTGAGAGCTTCAATCCGGCTCTCTGGGAGGAACAACGCAAGCACCGAGCTCAGGTGGCCTTCGAGTGTGACGAGGACaaagatgagagagaaacaCCCCCGAGG GAGGGAAACCTGAAGCGCTACCCAACACCATACCCCGACGAGCTGAAAAACATGGTGAAGACAGCCCAGTCTGTGGCTCACAGGCTGAAGGACGATGAGTCAAGTGACGAGTCGGGCAAAGATGCAAAACCAATTGAGAGGAACCACATCGGCGTGCAAGACGTAGGAGTAAAG GTGATAGAGGCCCCCTGTCCTAACGGCATGGCATCAGATGTGGATCCCCAAGTACCTACCAATGCCCAAAACCATCCTGCACCAGAATCAAAAGACACTTCAGAGTCTTACAGCTCTCAGAAAGTCCCACTCAAATCTTCAGGGGGTTCCATGATGAACCATGAGGACACACTGGAG GATTCTGAGGAGCTGTCCGATGACGAAGAAGAGATGAAAATTGCAGAGATGCGACCCCCTCTTATTGAGATCTCCATCAACCAGCCTAAAGTAGTGACTTTaagtaaagacaaaaaag ATGACGCAGACTCTTTGCTGGATGAGACCGTGGCAAACAGCAACCAGAACAACAGCAACTGTTCATCTCCATCACGCATGTCTGACTCAGTGTCTCTGACCACAGACAGCAGTCAAGACAACTCTCTGTGCACTCCTGAGAGAGAGGCAAAGATGTCCTTCCTACCAAAAAGCCG GCAAGAAGACGAGAATATGAACCAGCCTAAAGACACCACCCCTCTCCTTCATAATGGCAATGGCTCTGAAACGTCCCTTCAGGCCCTTTTGAAAACCCAGCAGACCCCTCCGGAGAAAATGGGTGACTACGACCTGTCCATGGAGGCCCGACTCGCCTTCATTGAGAAGGGAATTAACAACGGCATGGGAGAAACCTACACCAAGTGGGACCAGATCAATATGAACGTCTCCAAGTTGCCAACAGACAACATGGTTCAGTTGGACGAGGTGGACAAAACCAAGAATGGCTCAGTAACCCGGGAGGACTTGGATAGCAAGCAGCAGGGTTTTGGCAATGACAACATGGAGCATTTTCTGAATGGAAACCAGCAGGTCAGTGACTGCATCAATAGTCTGGGCCACAAAAGCCAAGCGATGAGAGTAGAGACATCTGCTGTGCATGTGGCCTCGACAGGCGTGACAGCCAGCAGTGACATGTCTCTGTCTCGCAGCACAGAGGAACTGTCTCCAGAGAAAAGGTGCCATCCCCCGCAGGTGACAAAGTCTCACAGTATCAGCAACATAGAAACAGGGGGTATGAAGCTGTACGCTTTTGATGGGGATGCTGACTCCTATGAAACAGCAGGAATGACAAGGATGGCAGGAGTCGGCGCAGGGCCAGGGGCGCAGGGCCAGAGCATAGTCAGGAGCAAGTCAGCCAGTCAGTTACTCAACGACCAGACTATGCAGGTCTACCCCGGCTCCTCTGCATCTTCCTCAGACCTGCTTTCCTCCTCCAAGCCTCCCGCTAGCGCCAGCAGATATCAAGTCTCCTCCAGCATGGCCATGGgcatctctcctcctcagtacaatatacagtacacaagCAGTGCCGTGCCTAAAGATGGCCTCTGGACCCAGAGGACGCCCATGCCCCCAGAGCACCAAGGctacctccctcctcctccacactcaTTAGCCAACACCAACTACTCCAACCGTAATCAGGCGCCTCCCTACCCTCTACAGCCCCAGCAGAGAGGGCCTCCCATGGGTCCCAAACCCTCTGGGGACATGTGGGCCATGGAGAGACTTCATTCTACTGGAGGCCAGGGTAGAAGCAGCACTCTGCAGAGGCAAAGCAGCACTGCCTCAACAGCCTCCATGGGTGACCCAAGGCGCATGCAGGTGCCCGATGGGGAATACATGACGTACAGAGACATTCACACCCTCGCCAGGGGGCCATTGGCCATGAGCTCCGCCATGCAGAGGCCCCTCTCCGCTCGCACTTACAGCATCGACGTACCCGGGGCTTCCAGGCCGCTGAGCGGCAGGCCGCAGCCCCACGAGCTTCCAGAGAGGACCATGTCCGTCAGCGATTTCAACTACCAGCACGGCAGTCCCAGCAAGAGGCCCAACGCCAGGGTGAAGTCTGAGCACTCGCTGCTGGACGGGCCTGGACAGGtgtcaggaggagcaggaagggTGCCGTCTGACTGGAGAGACCAGGTGATGCGGCACATCGAGGCCAAGAAAATGGAAAAg gATGATGTGTTTAGTCCTCAAGGGCAGCAAAACTACACCTTGGACCCCCACAGAAAA GTGCCTTTGATGAACGGTCAGATGGGCCCCTCTAGTCGTCCTCAGATGAGCCAGGCGCCGATGGCCCGCCACCCCTCCAGAGAGCAGCTCATTGATTACCTGATGCTCAAAGTCTCTCATCAGCAGCCGGGGCCCCAACGTATCCCACAAGACGCACTGCAGCAGGAG ATCCGTGTGAAAGTGGAGAAGAATCCAGAGCTGGGTTTCAGTATATCAGGAGGAGTGGGAGGCCGAGGAAATCCCTTTCGTCCAGATGACAat GGTATATTTGTGACAAGGGTTCAACCGGAGGGGCCAGCGTCCAAGGTTCTTCAGCCTGGAGATAAAATAATCCAG GCGAATGGATACAGCTTTGTGAATATCGATCATGGGAATGCAGTGTCCCTCCTGAAGACATTTCCAAACACTGTGGATATGACTATCATAAGAGACGTACAAGCATAG
- the erbin gene encoding erbin isoform X1, with amino-acid sequence MSKRSLFVRLVPCRCLRGEEEAVTSLDYSHCSLETVPKEIFSFEKTLQELYLDANQIEELPKQLFNCQLLHRLSMPDNDLTVLPAAIANLINLRELDVSKNSIQEFPENIKNCKVLAIVEASVNPISKLPEGFTQLLSLTQLYLNDAFLEFLPASFGRLTKLQILELRENQLKMLPKSMLKLTQLERLDLGSNEFTEVPEVLEQLTGIKELWMDGNRLTFLPGMLGMLKQLVYLDVSKNNLEMVDEQICGCESLQDLLLSNNALTQLPGSIGSLKKLTALKVDENQLMYLPDSIGGLTNLDELDCSFNEIEALPSTVGQCASIRTFAADHNFLMQLPPEMGNWKNATVLFLHSNKLESLPEEMGDMQKLKVINLSNNKLKNLPYSFTKLNQMTAMWLSENQSKPLIPLQKEEDPETHKTVLTNYMFPQQTRIEDYIPNSDSESFNPALWEEQRKHRAQVAFECDEDKDERETPPREGNLKRYPTPYPDELKNMVKTAQSVAHRLKDDESSDESGKDAKPIERNHIGVQDVGVKVIEAPCPNGMASDVDPQVPTNAQNHPAPESKDTSESYSSQKVPLKSSGGSMMNHEDTLEDSEELSDDEEEMKIAEMRPPLIEISINQPKVVTLSKDKKADDADSLLDETVANSNQNNSNCSSPSRMSDSVSLTTDSSQDNSLCTPEREAKMSFLPKSRQEDENMNQPKDTTPLLHNGNGSETSLQALLKTQQTPPEKMGDYDLSMEARLAFIEKGINNGMGETYTKWDQINMNVSKLPTDNMVQLDEVDKTKNGSVTREDLDSKQQGFGNDNMEHFLNGNQQVSDCINSLGHKSQAMRVETSAVHVASTGVTASSDMSLSRSTEELSPEKRCHPPQVTKSHSISNIETGGMKLYAFDGDADSYETAGMTRMAGVGAGPGAQGQSIVRSKSASQLLNDQTMQVYPGSSASSSDLLSSSKPPASASRYQVSSSMAMGISPPQYNIQYTSSAVPKDGLWTQRTPMPPEHQGYLPPPPHSLANTNYSNRNQAPPYPLQPQQRGPPMGPKPSGDMWAMERLHSTGGQGRSSTLQRQSSTASTASMGDPRRMQVPDGEYMTYRDIHTLARGPLAMSSAMQRPLSARTYSIDVPGASRPLSGRPQPHELPERTMSVSDFNYQHGSPSKRPNARVKSEHSLLDGPGQVSGGAGRVPSDWRDQVMRHIEAKKMEKDDVFSPQGQQNYTLDPHRKVPLMNGQMGPSSRPQMSQAPMARHPSREQLIDYLMLKVSHQQPGPQRIPQDALQQEIRVKVEKNPELGFSISGGVGGRGNPFRPDDNGIFVTRVQPEGPASKVLQPGDKIIQANGYSFVNIDHGNAVSLLKTFPNTVDMTIIRDVQA; translated from the exons ATGTCCAAGCGGAGCTTGTTTGTTCGTCTGGTGCCGTGCCGCTGCTTGCGGGGTGAGGAGGAGGCGGTAACATCGCTGGACTACTCCCACTGCAGCCTGGAGACTGTTCCTAAGGAGATCTTTAGCTTTGAGAAGACCCTGCAGGAACTCTACCTCGATGCCAACCAGATCGAGGAGCTGCCTAAA cAACTGTTTAACTGCCAGTTACTCCATCGACTGAGCATGCCAGATAATGACCTCACAGTCTTGCCAGCAGCGATCGCAAACCTCATCAATCTCAGGGAGCTTGACGTCAGCAAAAACA GTATCCAGGAGTTTCCAGAGAACATCAAAAACTGCAAAGTCCTAGCTATTGTAGAAGCCAGTGTGAATCCTATATCCAA GCTCCCTGAAGGCTTCACCCAGCTTCTGAGTCTGACGCAGCTCTACCTGAATGATGCCTTCCTCGAGTTCTTACCGGCCAGCTTTGGCAG GTTGACTAAACTACAGATCTTGGAGCTAAGAGAGAACCAGTTAAAGATGTTGCCAAA GAGCATGCTGAAGCTCACACAGCTGGAAAGGTTGGACCTGGGGAGTAATGAGTTCACTGAAGTG CCTGAGGTGTTGGAGCAGCTGACTGGAATCAAGGAGCTGTGGATGGACGGGAACAGACTGACGTTTTTACCTGGG ATGCTGGGGATGCTGAAACAGCTGGTGTACCTGGATGTTTCCAAGAACAATCTGGAGATGGTAGATGAGCAGATCTGTGGCTGTGAGAGTCTGCAGGACCTCCTGCTCTCAAACAATGCCCTCACACAGCTGCCAGGCTCCATCG gCTCACTGAAGAAACTGACCGCACTGAAAGTGGACGAGAACCAGCTGATGTACTTGCCAGATTCCATCGGAGG GCTGACAAATCTGGACGAGCTGGACTGCAGTTTCAATGAGATCGAAGCTTTGCCCTCCACCGTCGGCCAGTGTGCCAGCATCCGTACCTTCGCTGCAGATCACAACTTCCTTATGCAGCTTCCCCCTGAG ATGGGCAACTGGAAAAATGCAACTGTGCTGTTCCTACATTCCAACAAGCTGGAGTCTTTGCCTGAGGAGATGGGTGACATGCAGAAGCTCAAGGTCATCAACCTCAGCAACAACAA GTTAAAAAATCTTCCCTACAGTTTCACTAAACTGAACCAGATGACTGCAATGTGGCTGTCAGAAAATCAG TCAAAGCCCCTGATCCCGCTCCAGAAAGAGGAGGATCCAGAGACGCACAAAACCGTGCTGACTAACTACATGTTCCCCCAGCAAACCAGGATTGAGGACT aCATCCCCAACTCTGACTCTGAGAGCTTCAATCCGGCTCTCTGGGAGGAACAACGCAAGCACCGAGCTCAGGTGGCCTTCGAGTGTGACGAGGACaaagatgagagagaaacaCCCCCGAGG GAGGGAAACCTGAAGCGCTACCCAACACCATACCCCGACGAGCTGAAAAACATGGTGAAGACAGCCCAGTCTGTGGCTCACAGGCTGAAGGACGATGAGTCAAGTGACGAGTCGGGCAAAGATGCAAAACCAATTGAGAGGAACCACATCGGCGTGCAAGACGTAGGAGTAAAG GTGATAGAGGCCCCCTGTCCTAACGGCATGGCATCAGATGTGGATCCCCAAGTACCTACCAATGCCCAAAACCATCCTGCACCAGAATCAAAAGACACTTCAGAGTCTTACAGCTCTCAGAAAGTCCCACTCAAATCTTCAGGGGGTTCCATGATGAACCATGAGGACACACTGGAG GATTCTGAGGAGCTGTCCGATGACGAAGAAGAGATGAAAATTGCAGAGATGCGACCCCCTCTTATTGAGATCTCCATCAACCAGCCTAAAGTAGTGACTTTaagtaaagacaaaaaag CAGATGACGCAGACTCTTTGCTGGATGAGACCGTGGCAAACAGCAACCAGAACAACAGCAACTGTTCATCTCCATCACGCATGTCTGACTCAGTGTCTCTGACCACAGACAGCAGTCAAGACAACTCTCTGTGCACTCCTGAGAGAGAGGCAAAGATGTCCTTCCTACCAAAAAGCCG GCAAGAAGACGAGAATATGAACCAGCCTAAAGACACCACCCCTCTCCTTCATAATGGCAATGGCTCTGAAACGTCCCTTCAGGCCCTTTTGAAAACCCAGCAGACCCCTCCGGAGAAAATGGGTGACTACGACCTGTCCATGGAGGCCCGACTCGCCTTCATTGAGAAGGGAATTAACAACGGCATGGGAGAAACCTACACCAAGTGGGACCAGATCAATATGAACGTCTCCAAGTTGCCAACAGACAACATGGTTCAGTTGGACGAGGTGGACAAAACCAAGAATGGCTCAGTAACCCGGGAGGACTTGGATAGCAAGCAGCAGGGTTTTGGCAATGACAACATGGAGCATTTTCTGAATGGAAACCAGCAGGTCAGTGACTGCATCAATAGTCTGGGCCACAAAAGCCAAGCGATGAGAGTAGAGACATCTGCTGTGCATGTGGCCTCGACAGGCGTGACAGCCAGCAGTGACATGTCTCTGTCTCGCAGCACAGAGGAACTGTCTCCAGAGAAAAGGTGCCATCCCCCGCAGGTGACAAAGTCTCACAGTATCAGCAACATAGAAACAGGGGGTATGAAGCTGTACGCTTTTGATGGGGATGCTGACTCCTATGAAACAGCAGGAATGACAAGGATGGCAGGAGTCGGCGCAGGGCCAGGGGCGCAGGGCCAGAGCATAGTCAGGAGCAAGTCAGCCAGTCAGTTACTCAACGACCAGACTATGCAGGTCTACCCCGGCTCCTCTGCATCTTCCTCAGACCTGCTTTCCTCCTCCAAGCCTCCCGCTAGCGCCAGCAGATATCAAGTCTCCTCCAGCATGGCCATGGgcatctctcctcctcagtacaatatacagtacacaagCAGTGCCGTGCCTAAAGATGGCCTCTGGACCCAGAGGACGCCCATGCCCCCAGAGCACCAAGGctacctccctcctcctccacactcaTTAGCCAACACCAACTACTCCAACCGTAATCAGGCGCCTCCCTACCCTCTACAGCCCCAGCAGAGAGGGCCTCCCATGGGTCCCAAACCCTCTGGGGACATGTGGGCCATGGAGAGACTTCATTCTACTGGAGGCCAGGGTAGAAGCAGCACTCTGCAGAGGCAAAGCAGCACTGCCTCAACAGCCTCCATGGGTGACCCAAGGCGCATGCAGGTGCCCGATGGGGAATACATGACGTACAGAGACATTCACACCCTCGCCAGGGGGCCATTGGCCATGAGCTCCGCCATGCAGAGGCCCCTCTCCGCTCGCACTTACAGCATCGACGTACCCGGGGCTTCCAGGCCGCTGAGCGGCAGGCCGCAGCCCCACGAGCTTCCAGAGAGGACCATGTCCGTCAGCGATTTCAACTACCAGCACGGCAGTCCCAGCAAGAGGCCCAACGCCAGGGTGAAGTCTGAGCACTCGCTGCTGGACGGGCCTGGACAGGtgtcaggaggagcaggaagggTGCCGTCTGACTGGAGAGACCAGGTGATGCGGCACATCGAGGCCAAGAAAATGGAAAAg gATGATGTGTTTAGTCCTCAAGGGCAGCAAAACTACACCTTGGACCCCCACAGAAAA GTGCCTTTGATGAACGGTCAGATGGGCCCCTCTAGTCGTCCTCAGATGAGCCAGGCGCCGATGGCCCGCCACCCCTCCAGAGAGCAGCTCATTGATTACCTGATGCTCAAAGTCTCTCATCAGCAGCCGGGGCCCCAACGTATCCCACAAGACGCACTGCAGCAGGAG ATCCGTGTGAAAGTGGAGAAGAATCCAGAGCTGGGTTTCAGTATATCAGGAGGAGTGGGAGGCCGAGGAAATCCCTTTCGTCCAGATGACAat GGTATATTTGTGACAAGGGTTCAACCGGAGGGGCCAGCGTCCAAGGTTCTTCAGCCTGGAGATAAAATAATCCAG GCGAATGGATACAGCTTTGTGAATATCGATCATGGGAATGCAGTGTCCCTCCTGAAGACATTTCCAAACACTGTGGATATGACTATCATAAGAGACGTACAAGCATAG